The following proteins are encoded in a genomic region of Reichenbachiella sp.:
- a CDS encoding type IX secretion system membrane protein PorP/SprF, which yields MKIVKGLLIGVLVCVCQLTMAQQRPVFSTYPYNGLALNPAYAGSLNLFSAILTNRNQWVNIDGAPVYQSLTAHTTLREKNVGVGLNVVRDVVGVHEQYSVYGSFAYKIRMSKGILAMGLQGGFDQRTSNLDQINWFEQDDPLSVFTKSFNPNFGMGIYFANRDYFIGASIPYFLTPDVIDGGGDSAIPSEGKASRYYYINAGFVKDISRNLKISPSVLLRLQDDSPVAFDVNLNFIINEIVYAGVSYRYQDSFSLMTQLVLNENFRIGYAYDIPFGSLGTYTAGSHEIFLNYRIPLKFSKKDGLCPVYF from the coding sequence ATGAAAATTGTAAAGGGACTTCTAATAGGTGTATTGGTTTGTGTATGCCAGCTAACTATGGCTCAGCAGAGACCTGTATTTTCTACGTATCCATATAATGGTCTGGCTTTAAACCCTGCGTATGCAGGTAGCCTAAACTTGTTCTCTGCTATATTGACCAACAGAAATCAATGGGTTAATATTGATGGAGCACCGGTTTATCAATCACTTACTGCTCATACAACACTCCGTGAGAAGAATGTTGGGGTCGGCTTGAATGTGGTTAGAGATGTAGTTGGTGTACATGAGCAATATAGTGTTTACGGCAGTTTTGCTTACAAAATTCGAATGAGCAAAGGTATCCTTGCCATGGGGCTTCAAGGAGGCTTTGACCAGCGGACGTCGAACTTGGATCAAATAAACTGGTTTGAACAAGACGATCCCTTATCAGTCTTTACAAAAAGTTTTAATCCTAACTTTGGCATGGGGATTTACTTTGCGAATAGAGATTATTTCATAGGAGCTTCTATTCCCTACTTTCTTACCCCTGACGTGATTGATGGTGGCGGAGACAGCGCTATCCCATCGGAAGGCAAGGCTTCAAGATACTACTATATCAATGCTGGTTTCGTTAAAGATATAAGTCGTAATCTAAAGATTAGCCCTTCAGTTTTGCTTCGTTTGCAAGATGACTCTCCAGTCGCGTTTGATGTTAACTTAAATTTCATCATCAACGAAATTGTTTATGCAGGTGTTTCCTATCGCTATCAAGATTCGTTTTCGTTAATGACTCAATTGGTGCTGAATGAAAACTTTAGAATTGGTTATGCCTACGATATACCATTTGGGAGCTTGGGAACTTACACAGCTGGTTCACATGAAATATTCTTAAATTATAGAATACCATTGAAGTTCAGCAAGAAAGATGGACTGTGTCCTGTATACTTCTAA
- a CDS encoding Xaa-Pro peptidase family protein translates to MNRRKFIENSAMAGSGLALIGSTSCTTSDHTDKKVKIQSIVEGVDYINTEDRIQRIEKAAQLMQQHQIHCIFIESGTSLEYFTGIKWWPSERLTGVLIFSDGTLQYIGPAFEKERLEEMITLEGDVSSWEEHENPFELVAQLFKAKSGATATLGIEENVRFFQSDGISSYLGQATLINAKPITAGCRAIKTTKELALMKKANEITLEAYRIGFSKLKEGMSQYDLSAIVAEASTALGATEAGWAGAMFGEYTAFPHGSKTVQQLKEGDMVLIDGGCKLGGYQADITRTTTFGKPTQRQQDIWNIVKEAQTAVYEKAKAGVPCELLDATARAVVDKYGFGNGYENFFHRVGHGIGMDFHEWEYLVKGNTTPMQPGMCFSNEPGIYLYGELGVRLEDCFYITENGYEAFTPQSPSIENPI, encoded by the coding sequence GTGAATAGAAGAAAATTTATAGAAAATAGTGCGATGGCTGGGTCGGGTCTTGCGCTAATTGGTTCAACCTCATGCACCACTTCGGATCATACTGACAAAAAAGTAAAAATTCAATCTATCGTTGAAGGAGTAGACTATATCAATACTGAAGATAGAATTCAACGAATTGAAAAGGCTGCACAACTTATGCAGCAACATCAAATTCATTGCATATTCATCGAATCAGGTACTTCACTAGAGTATTTTACTGGAATTAAATGGTGGCCAAGTGAGCGGCTAACAGGAGTTCTCATTTTTTCTGATGGAACACTTCAATATATAGGGCCTGCTTTCGAAAAAGAACGATTAGAAGAAATGATCACGCTCGAAGGAGATGTCTCCAGTTGGGAAGAACATGAAAATCCGTTTGAGTTAGTTGCTCAACTATTCAAGGCCAAAAGCGGTGCTACAGCCACCTTAGGAATTGAAGAGAATGTTAGATTTTTTCAATCGGATGGCATTTCCTCTTATTTAGGGCAAGCCACTCTCATCAACGCCAAGCCAATCACAGCAGGATGTCGAGCTATTAAAACAACTAAGGAGTTAGCATTGATGAAAAAGGCCAATGAAATCACACTTGAAGCTTATAGAATTGGTTTTTCAAAACTCAAAGAAGGCATGTCACAATATGATTTGAGTGCTATTGTAGCAGAGGCTAGTACAGCTCTAGGTGCTACGGAAGCAGGTTGGGCAGGTGCTATGTTTGGTGAATACACCGCATTTCCACATGGAAGCAAAACGGTGCAACAATTGAAAGAGGGAGACATGGTTCTAATAGATGGTGGATGTAAGCTGGGTGGCTACCAGGCAGACATTACCAGAACTACAACCTTCGGAAAACCAACCCAACGCCAACAAGACATTTGGAATATTGTGAAAGAAGCGCAAACGGCAGTTTACGAAAAAGCCAAAGCGGGCGTGCCATGCGAACTCTTGGATGCTACGGCACGGGCGGTTGTAGATAAATATGGTTTTGGCAATGGGTATGAAAATTTCTTTCATAGGGTTGGTCACGGCATAGGAATGGACTTTCATGAGTGGGAATACCTTGTCAAAGGCAACACTACTCCTATGCAACCAGGTATGTGCTTCTCGAATGAGCCGGGAATTTATCTTTATGGTGAACTTGGAGTAAGACTCGAAGATTGTTTCTATATCACCGAAAATGGCTACGAGGCCTTTACTCCGCAAAGTCCGTCAATAGAAAACCCGATTTGA
- a CDS encoding RNA polymerase sigma factor yields the protein MMREKSNLLDEWLVLNAQQGDEIAFRHLVTKWHKKLLYQSYIRTNDWEQSEDIVQDVWQWLIGNLHKLKDVSKFSAWIRTIVDRRSIDWVRKHQRERANQKQYVNGADQIDNISITDFADSTSASSEGLIKAMENTLEQLNPDSKLILVLYYLESNSIESIAGILSIPKGTVKSRLFHAREKLKKLLKPQNHEKPE from the coding sequence ATGATGCGCGAAAAATCAAACCTGCTAGACGAATGGCTGGTGCTAAATGCACAGCAGGGTGATGAGATAGCTTTTCGCCACTTGGTCACCAAATGGCATAAAAAGCTGCTATATCAATCCTACATCAGAACGAACGATTGGGAACAGTCTGAAGATATTGTGCAGGATGTTTGGCAATGGTTGATAGGCAATCTGCATAAACTCAAAGATGTAAGTAAGTTCAGCGCATGGATTCGGACCATAGTAGATCGACGATCAATTGATTGGGTACGAAAGCATCAAAGAGAAAGAGCGAATCAAAAGCAATATGTAAATGGAGCTGATCAAATTGATAACATTAGTATTACAGATTTTGCAGATAGTACTTCAGCATCTAGTGAGGGCCTGATCAAAGCGATGGAAAATACCTTGGAGCAATTGAATCCGGATAGTAAACTGATTTTGGTGCTTTATTATTTAGAATCTAACTCCATCGAGTCTATTGCTGGCATCTTAAGTATACCAAAAGGAACCGTCAAATCAAGACTGTTTCATGCTCGTGAAAAATTAAAGAAATTATTAAAACCACAGAATCATGAAAAACCAGAATGA
- a CDS encoding DUF6768 family protein, translated as MKNQNEEIDEMIKTALSNEEAAYYENLKEQSPFEMIGGLLEGKMKWWTIGGGIISLGFVVLSVFCLLKVLEIEETNSLIRWSLALIGAMTVPTMLKLWNWHQMQRNAILREIKRLQLLLAHKD; from the coding sequence ATGAAAAACCAGAATGAAGAGATCGATGAAATGATCAAAACGGCGCTTTCTAATGAAGAAGCTGCCTATTATGAAAATCTAAAAGAACAATCGCCATTTGAAATGATTGGCGGACTGCTCGAAGGAAAAATGAAATGGTGGACCATCGGAGGTGGTATTATCTCTCTTGGCTTTGTAGTATTATCTGTATTTTGTTTATTAAAGGTACTTGAGATCGAGGAGACCAATTCTCTTATTCGATGGAGTTTAGCTTTAATAGGGGCTATGACTGTCCCTACGATGCTGAAGTTGTGGAATTGGCATCAAATGCAGCGCAACGCTATCCTTCGCGAAATCAAAAGATTACAGCTGCTGTTGGCGCATAAAGACTAA